Proteins encoded together in one Pseudomonas sp. Seg1 window:
- a CDS encoding tellurite resistance TerB family protein, protein MNTSDLLEQLLRGQASAGQQSGAAGGGLGGLGGLLGGLLGGADSTGTRGGSPAGGVGGLGGLLGGLLGGGGLGSVLGGAGGTQSRSGGTNYAALASLGMMAFQAYQAWQRSQASAAPQQTPQTANLLAGPEIEEHSHAVLRALIAAAKADGRIDDSEKQLISSEIGKHTDDPQLKQWFDDEVAKPLDPNEVAQSANNDPAVAAEMYLASVMLVDDQQDAERSYLDELAAALQIDPELQVHLEQQAKGTA, encoded by the coding sequence ATGAACACCAGCGATTTGCTCGAACAACTGCTGCGGGGCCAGGCCTCGGCGGGTCAACAAAGTGGTGCCGCCGGTGGTGGTCTGGGTGGCCTCGGTGGTTTGCTGGGCGGGCTGCTTGGTGGCGCGGACTCCACCGGCACTCGCGGCGGTTCGCCTGCCGGAGGGGTAGGAGGTTTGGGCGGATTGCTCGGTGGCTTGCTCGGCGGCGGTGGGTTGGGCAGCGTTTTGGGCGGCGCTGGCGGCACGCAAAGCCGTTCCGGAGGCACCAATTATGCGGCACTGGCATCGTTGGGCATGATGGCGTTCCAGGCGTATCAGGCCTGGCAACGCAGTCAGGCCAGCGCAGCGCCACAGCAGACGCCGCAAACGGCCAATCTGCTCGCCGGCCCCGAAATCGAAGAACACAGCCATGCCGTGCTGCGCGCGCTGATCGCGGCGGCCAAGGCTGACGGGCGCATCGACGATAGTGAAAAACAGCTTATAAGCAGTGAGATCGGCAAGCACACTGATGATCCGCAGCTGAAGCAGTGGTTTGATGACGAAGTCGCCAAGCCCCTTGACCCCAATGAAGTGGCGCAGTCGGCAAACAACGACCCGGCGGTGGCCGCGGAAATGTATCTGGCCAGCGTGATGCTGGTGGACGACCAGCAGGACGCCGAGCGCAGCTATCTGGATGAGCTGGCGGCGGCGTTGCAGATTGATCCTGAATTACAGGTGCATCTGGAGCAGCAGGCCAAGGGCACAGCCTGA
- a CDS encoding toxin VasX — protein MTHPAILDAAAASKAPIATPTACPLRQTHVQLLPLSYGLVEREHDPGAELNLPYTLSARPMGIRRLRDGWLYIIDSLSGDLYEYRVLDGIITALLHQGKSVNEDQRGAIEERPALIFSRKSTLYVSFAEVQWTARKCSQVLDSAEERGHFMQPVDLGPVNCLVGGEHLLTVAQAKKWLAEVATGAEPVAETDATRMPAVQVSDAPEHEREPYLWEQPKRFRAAHIGEFLGRVRGPYQDDTLFLLVNDDLGVLRDLAEYQDRVVGWVEAWSNADNNERDYLLASYIESLSQLGAVDFDSLANASDQPQAKALFADIEQLPEPDRENTRKALLDYLNKGGSVEPTSTDATPELKQLREKALDQSLALNRFDGVAPDFTAHGRATAEADRRYYTRQYFEAVAPKDFVERHLSALVDLGKDQDRRMRDVLDGPVLSGKRGVNDLIDRPAMDDRLNLLRDDLGRWNRLLERITADRTQLLVAGRFHRAAWYYDAQDATQPHQALSTEYACLKDLCRSDAASEQMLGYLEQHPELTRTLFYTLPLRLQAEQAGQYAFLFNAGMATFNNLPDWLAKLKKIEQPHLPALDDMPEHSRTVAAAVQDTYSPALNLGLNHVLEGFDLSGEKIPDLDELFQRLPKGLKLRLFDAAKTSGVTFTVASPAEQSALQTAIKELLRERDYLKTLNRERNQITHNKNRQGHKTPRALELQEEILRVRAQLTVIEGRLAAALSPIEEVPDRSARLYGATPARAGVTVVFPPAQQGELRSLLGNIRLGVGGISAGSLVKTEGMGLVVVLVQVVNLLGVIKELTKQANNKRTWAPLYGALATTGAAGFTAAQSLADTAMKARSTALVAALQPHALQHVYVQMGKLHIGLGFLNFFLGLVASTISLRTQHKNWEQATRSGNRAASNSAALGTFGAGGMVTVNAYGLSNTAHATFKVLTAPNRAARTAAWAAAGTRLSTVFFRFNLAGALFTVLELSGTWLFNRYNLSAHDKWLQITPWSRDAEMCGDHSLDDYQKYLAFLIHAPYAQLGPNPYDSWLKKLLFKAKPSDIHLVLPRLTLSDLLPPFGGKSTHRLGIGAHRISLPLHSQGAPRERKDIISDEVVSSLRIVKSSPEGLVLCLQYPVGLGSEFTPARETLELAVCIQTLNTNGEWSSRTRVIHLDPRGEGHFSVVSPQLIKESPPVLLVETQFLELADHAE, from the coding sequence ATGACCCATCCCGCCATTCTCGACGCCGCAGCGGCTTCGAAAGCCCCAATTGCTACTCCTACGGCGTGCCCGCTACGACAAACCCACGTGCAACTGCTGCCGCTGAGTTACGGCCTGGTGGAAAGAGAGCACGATCCCGGCGCCGAGCTGAATTTGCCGTACACCCTGAGCGCGCGCCCGATGGGCATCCGCCGGTTGCGCGACGGCTGGTTGTACATCATCGACAGCCTCAGCGGCGATTTGTACGAATACCGGGTACTCGACGGCATCATCACGGCGTTGCTGCATCAGGGTAAATCGGTCAATGAGGATCAGCGCGGAGCCATTGAAGAGCGCCCGGCGCTGATCTTTTCGCGCAAAAGCACGCTGTACGTGAGCTTCGCCGAGGTGCAGTGGACGGCCCGCAAATGCTCTCAGGTGCTGGACAGCGCTGAGGAGCGCGGGCATTTCATGCAGCCGGTCGATCTGGGGCCGGTGAATTGTCTGGTCGGTGGCGAACATTTGCTGACGGTTGCTCAGGCGAAAAAATGGCTGGCGGAAGTGGCGACAGGCGCTGAGCCGGTCGCTGAAACGGACGCGACCCGGATGCCTGCCGTGCAGGTCAGCGATGCCCCCGAGCATGAACGCGAACCGTATTTGTGGGAGCAGCCGAAGCGTTTTCGTGCCGCACACATCGGCGAGTTTCTCGGTCGGGTACGGGGGCCTTATCAGGACGACACGCTGTTTCTGCTGGTCAACGATGATCTGGGCGTGCTGCGCGATCTGGCCGAGTATCAGGACCGCGTGGTCGGCTGGGTCGAGGCGTGGAGCAACGCTGATAACAACGAGCGTGATTATCTGCTGGCCAGTTACATCGAATCGCTGAGCCAACTCGGTGCCGTCGATTTCGACAGTCTGGCCAACGCCAGTGACCAACCGCAGGCCAAAGCCCTGTTTGCCGATATCGAACAGTTGCCGGAACCGGATCGTGAGAACACGCGCAAGGCGTTGCTCGATTATTTGAACAAGGGCGGCAGCGTCGAGCCGACCTCTACAGACGCGACGCCGGAACTGAAGCAACTGCGTGAAAAGGCCCTCGATCAGTCACTGGCCCTGAACCGTTTCGACGGCGTCGCGCCGGATTTCACCGCCCATGGTCGCGCCACCGCCGAGGCGGATCGCCGTTACTACACGCGTCAGTATTTCGAGGCAGTCGCCCCCAAAGATTTCGTCGAGCGACACCTGTCAGCGCTGGTCGATCTGGGCAAGGATCAGGATCGGCGCATGCGCGATGTGCTCGACGGCCCGGTGCTCAGCGGCAAACGCGGGGTCAACGACCTGATCGACCGACCGGCGATGGACGACAGACTGAATCTGCTGCGCGATGACCTTGGCCGCTGGAACCGCCTGCTCGAACGCATCACCGCCGACCGCACGCAACTGCTGGTCGCCGGCCGCTTCCACCGCGCGGCGTGGTACTACGACGCACAAGACGCGACGCAACCGCACCAGGCCCTCAGCACCGAATACGCCTGCCTCAAGGACCTCTGCCGCAGCGACGCGGCGAGCGAACAAATGCTCGGTTATCTGGAACAGCACCCGGAACTGACCCGAACGCTGTTCTACACCTTGCCGCTGCGTCTGCAAGCCGAGCAGGCCGGGCAATATGCGTTCCTGTTCAACGCCGGCATGGCCACGTTCAACAACCTGCCGGATTGGCTGGCGAAACTGAAGAAGATCGAGCAACCACACCTGCCGGCCCTCGACGACATGCCCGAACACAGCCGCACGGTCGCGGCCGCTGTGCAGGACACCTACAGTCCGGCACTGAACCTGGGCCTGAACCACGTACTGGAAGGCTTCGACCTATCGGGCGAGAAAATCCCCGATCTCGATGAACTGTTCCAACGCCTGCCCAAGGGGTTGAAATTGCGCCTCTTCGATGCCGCCAAAACCAGCGGCGTGACTTTCACCGTCGCCAGCCCCGCAGAACAGTCCGCCCTGCAAACCGCAATCAAGGAACTGCTGCGCGAACGCGACTACCTGAAAACCCTCAACCGCGAACGCAACCAGATCACCCACAACAAGAACCGCCAGGGCCACAAAACGCCGAGAGCGCTGGAGTTGCAGGAAGAGATCCTGCGCGTGCGGGCGCAGTTGACGGTGATTGAAGGGCGACTGGCGGCGGCGCTGAGCCCGATTGAGGAAGTGCCGGATCGCTCGGCCCGCTTGTACGGCGCCACGCCTGCGCGGGCAGGGGTGACGGTGGTGTTTCCGCCGGCACAGCAGGGGGAGTTAAGGAGTTTGCTGGGGAATATTCGGTTGGGGGTGGGTGGGATTTCGGCGGGGAGTCTGGTGAAGACGGAGGGGATGGGGTTGGTGGTGGTTTTGGTGCAGGTGGTGAATTTGTTGGGGGTTATCAAAGAACTGACCAAACAGGCTAACAACAAGCGGACGTGGGCTCCACTTTACGGTGCATTGGCGACGACTGGGGCGGCGGGTTTTACAGCGGCTCAAAGTCTTGCTGATACAGCAATGAAGGCTCGTAGCACTGCGCTTGTAGCTGCACTTCAACCTCATGCCTTGCAGCATGTATATGTGCAGATGGGGAAGTTGCACATAGGGCTAGGCTTTTTAAACTTCTTCTTAGGGTTGGTGGCTTCCACAATTAGTCTTCGCACACAACACAAGAACTGGGAGCAGGCTACTCGAAGTGGAAATCGAGCGGCGAGTAACAGTGCAGCACTTGGTACATTCGGAGCAGGTGGAATGGTGACAGTCAACGCCTATGGCTTGAGCAACACCGCCCACGCCACGTTCAAGGTATTGACTGCACCGAATCGTGCCGCGCGAACTGCCGCTTGGGCGGCCGCGGGCACACGTCTGTCCACTGTATTTTTCCGCTTCAATCTCGCAGGGGCGCTGTTCACTGTGCTTGAGCTGAGCGGCACCTGGCTATTTAACCGCTACAACCTAAGCGCTCACGATAAATGGCTGCAAATCACGCCTTGGAGCCGGGATGCGGAAATGTGCGGTGATCACTCACTGGATGACTATCAAAAGTATCTGGCTTTTCTGATTCACGCGCCTTACGCCCAACTTGGCCCAAACCCGTACGACTCTTGGCTGAAAAAACTGTTGTTCAAAGCCAAACCCAGCGATATCCATCTGGTGCTGCCAAGACTGACGTTGAGTGATCTGCTGCCTCCCTTTGGCGGTAAGTCGACACATCGTCTAGGCATCGGCGCTCACCGTATTTCTCTGCCATTACACAGTCAAGGAGCGCCCCGAGAACGCAAGGACATAATCAGCGATGAGGTCGTAAGTAGCTTGCGCATCGTAAAGTCATCCCCGGAGGGACTGGTGCTCTGTCTTCAGTACCCGGTGGGTCTCGGTTCTGAATTTACGCCTGCCAGAGAGACGCTGGAACTGGCAGTCTGCATACAAACCTTGAACACCAACGGTGAGTGGTCATCGCGAACACGCGTCATACATTTGGACCCTCGGGGTGAGGGACATTTTTCGGTGGTTTCTCCTCAGTTGATTAAAGAGTCCCCACCAGTTTTGCTCGTCGAGACCCAATTTCTGGAACTGGCCGATCATGCCGAGTAA
- a CDS encoding iron-containing redox enzyme family protein produces the protein MTVLTPLQSVPAQEQAIEPAGNIRGVYEALLREENPQALAQTFLHQQLECAAALPEELPQDPSTWHAWVAAHCADVARQYADYLQQRKAGGPRQFFRNKAQALYFLQAVGPTKLVDGAWLYGLLQHWRDPRFSGLLCTYLEELGEGNPAQNHVVIYRKLLAEHDLDHAGPITDERYLQGALQLALGVCGDEFLPEVIGYNLGYEQLPLHLLISSYELSELGIDPYYFTLHVTIDNASTGHAQKAVQAVLDLLPLEADRADFLRRVSLGYRLNDLGQGSRAIIEGFDLENELLAMLERKCPFAQHMHSDYCRFEGKTVNQWLAEPAHLPGFLQALQDKGWIKRHEDPQASRFWQLIDGDGAAMFGVFSAYEKQLVHDWIAGDWKPARKATALRRHAPANSPIEVPEQDPDVQQLNAALEGLDGHAQMAALIPWLAPARHAHPAGLLATRRFIELKSRLP, from the coding sequence ATGACTGTCCTGACACCCCTGCAATCCGTGCCAGCCCAAGAACAAGCGATCGAACCCGCCGGGAATATCCGTGGCGTCTATGAAGCGCTGCTACGGGAGGAAAACCCGCAAGCCCTTGCGCAAACGTTCCTGCACCAACAGCTGGAATGTGCTGCAGCGTTGCCCGAAGAGCTGCCGCAAGACCCCTCTACCTGGCACGCCTGGGTCGCCGCGCATTGCGCCGATGTCGCTCGGCAATACGCTGATTATCTGCAACAGCGCAAGGCCGGCGGGCCACGGCAGTTCTTCAGAAACAAGGCTCAGGCGTTGTACTTCCTGCAAGCGGTGGGCCCGACCAAACTAGTCGATGGTGCCTGGTTGTACGGGCTGTTGCAGCATTGGCGCGATCCACGTTTCAGCGGTTTGCTCTGCACCTATCTGGAAGAGCTTGGCGAGGGCAATCCGGCGCAGAACCATGTGGTGATCTACCGCAAACTGCTGGCCGAACACGACCTCGACCACGCCGGTCCCATTACCGATGAGCGTTATCTACAAGGCGCCCTGCAACTGGCGCTCGGCGTCTGCGGCGATGAGTTTTTGCCAGAAGTCATCGGCTACAACCTCGGCTACGAGCAGCTGCCGTTGCACTTGCTGATCAGCAGTTACGAGCTTAGCGAGCTGGGCATCGACCCGTATTACTTCACTTTGCACGTCACCATCGACAACGCCAGCACCGGCCATGCGCAGAAAGCCGTACAAGCGGTACTTGACCTGTTGCCGCTTGAGGCCGATCGCGCCGATTTTCTGCGGCGGGTATCGCTGGGTTATCGACTCAATGATCTGGGGCAGGGCAGTCGCGCGATCATCGAAGGTTTCGACCTGGAAAACGAATTACTGGCGATGCTCGAGCGCAAGTGCCCGTTCGCCCAGCACATGCACTCGGACTATTGCCGTTTCGAAGGCAAAACCGTCAACCAGTGGCTGGCAGAACCGGCGCATTTGCCGGGCTTCCTGCAAGCCCTGCAGGACAAAGGCTGGATCAAGCGTCATGAAGACCCGCAGGCCAGTCGCTTCTGGCAGTTGATCGACGGCGATGGTGCGGCGATGTTCGGCGTGTTCAGCGCCTACGAGAAACAGCTGGTCCACGACTGGATTGCCGGCGACTGGAAACCGGCGCGAAAAGCCACGGCGTTGCGCCGACACGCGCCGGCCAACTCACCAATTGAGGTGCCTGAACAGGACCCCGACGTGCAGCAGCTCAACGCCGCGCTGGAAGGGCTTGATGGCCACGCACAAATGGCCGCGCTTATTCCGTGGCTGGCGCCGGCGCGGCATGCGCATCCTGCCGGGCTACTTGCCACTCGCCGGTTTATCGAACTCAAATCCCGCCTGCCTTAA
- a CDS encoding class I SAM-dependent methyltransferase — translation MNQEEQLSTDDLALLQLGRRLQADGYRFITPTPLTHQRVNQRDEGQFADSLRDVFGWSRPFAPGLLSADEQRQLQDAQVIDCYEGHLKSRVRWSSLDDLLFVHSAYPTDAADSVFFGPDTYRFAQLIHAHLQQNFAPIHRAVDIGCGAGVGAILIGRARREAQVLALDINPAALRLTTINAALAEVANLEAHASDLLQGVDGEFDLIVANPPYMADPAARAYRHGGGTLGAGLSLRIVEQALNRLTPGGSLLLYTGVAMVDGRDPFLDTVLPRLDEARFAWTYREIDPDVFGEELLNPGYQRVDRIAVVALTVTRIG, via the coding sequence ATGAATCAGGAAGAACAACTGTCCACCGACGATCTTGCGTTGCTGCAACTGGGCCGGCGCTTGCAGGCTGACGGCTATCGTTTCATCACCCCGACGCCGCTGACCCATCAGCGGGTCAATCAGCGTGACGAAGGCCAGTTCGCTGACTCCCTGCGCGATGTATTTGGCTGGTCGCGGCCCTTTGCGCCGGGCCTGTTGTCTGCCGATGAGCAACGGCAGTTACAGGATGCGCAAGTCATCGATTGCTACGAAGGTCACCTGAAAAGCCGCGTACGCTGGTCGAGCCTGGACGACTTGCTATTCGTTCATTCGGCGTACCCCACCGACGCCGCCGATTCAGTGTTTTTCGGTCCGGACACCTATCGTTTCGCCCAACTGATTCACGCCCATTTGCAACAGAACTTCGCACCGATCCATCGTGCCGTGGATATCGGTTGCGGTGCCGGCGTGGGCGCCATTCTGATCGGCCGCGCACGTCGCGAAGCGCAAGTGCTGGCGCTGGATATCAATCCCGCCGCGCTACGCCTGACCACGATTAACGCGGCATTGGCGGAAGTCGCCAACCTCGAAGCCCATGCCAGCGATCTGCTGCAAGGCGTCGACGGCGAGTTCGATCTGATCGTCGCCAACCCGCCGTATATGGCCGATCCCGCCGCGCGGGCCTACCGGCATGGCGGTGGCACGCTGGGCGCCGGGCTGTCGTTGCGCATCGTCGAGCAAGCCCTCAATCGGCTCACGCCCGGCGGCTCGTTGCTGCTCTATACCGGCGTGGCGATGGTCGATGGTCGCGATCCGTTTCTCGACACGGTGTTGCCACGGCTCGATGAAGCAAGGTTCGCCTGGACCTACCGGGAAATCGATCCGGATGTCTTCGGCGAGGAACTGCTCAACCCGGGATACCAACGGGTCGACCGGATCGCCGTGGTCGCCTTGACTGTGACTCGTATTGGCTGA
- the ligD gene encoding DNA ligase D has protein sequence MSRNLDDYNRMRDFSATSEPAAVKRSSKKTAADHALQFCIQKHDASHLHYDFRLELDGALKSWAVPKGPSLDPKVKRLAVHVEDHPLDYATFEGSIPEGHYGAGDVIVWDRGVWIPLEDPQKAYVKGKLKFELQGEKLAGIWNLVRTHMPGKKENWFLIKHQDSAARPQDDYDVLVAEPDSVLSERTLVDKPKLAARQVKPIEKPAAKPRKKASGTLTGAHKAKIPAQLKPQLATLVDSAPEGDWSYEIKFDGYRIMARIEGEQVQLFTRNGHDWTHKLPKQAEALAALKLESAWLDGEMVVADEHGVPDFQALQNAFDSGSSANIFYYLFDMPYLNGVDLREVAVEERRAALSTVLGAHEQPLLRFSQAFDETPDALLNSACQMQMEGLIGKRLGSPYVSRRSSDWIKLKCKHRQEFVIVGYTDPKGSRSAFGALLLGLHDRDSGELRYAGKVGTGFNETTLKSILAQLKPLQVKKAAVVNPPNGFEAKGVHWLKPKLLAEVAFAEMTKDGSVRHAVFHGLREDKPANDITEERAKPVKTSESKTAAKKAPKKIAASKSEPAETAPSQLGLASGKVRITHPDRVIDAVSGTTKMQLAEYYASVAEWILPQLKDRPVALVRAPDGIAGELFFQKNAERLAIPGITTLDKDVTGQPVMLINNAEALIGAVQMSTVELHTWNATTVDLDKPDRFVLDLDPDPALPWKSMVEATALTLTVLDELGLKAFLKTSGGKGIHLVVPLTRKLGWDEVKDFSHAIVSHMAKLLPDRFSAVSGPKNRVGRIFIDYLRNGLGATTICTYAARTREGLPVSVPLFREEVAEIKGGNQWNIHNVHERLAEVGDEPWADMKKTRQSITAEMRKRVGMKK, from the coding sequence ATGAGCAGAAACCTTGACGACTACAACCGCATGCGCGATTTCTCAGCGACGTCGGAGCCAGCCGCAGTCAAGCGCTCGAGCAAGAAGACCGCAGCGGATCACGCCCTGCAGTTCTGCATCCAGAAGCACGACGCCTCGCACCTGCATTACGACTTTCGCCTGGAGCTCGATGGCGCGCTGAAGAGCTGGGCGGTGCCGAAAGGGCCATCGCTCGACCCCAAGGTCAAGCGCCTGGCAGTGCATGTCGAAGACCACCCGCTGGATTATGCGACGTTCGAAGGCAGTATTCCCGAAGGGCATTACGGCGCCGGGGATGTGATCGTCTGGGATCGCGGGGTATGGATCCCACTGGAAGACCCGCAAAAGGCCTACGTCAAAGGCAAGCTCAAGTTCGAGTTACAGGGCGAGAAACTCGCCGGGATCTGGAATCTGGTGCGCACCCACATGCCGGGCAAGAAGGAGAACTGGTTTCTGATCAAGCATCAGGACAGCGCCGCCCGCCCGCAGGATGATTACGACGTGCTGGTGGCCGAGCCGGATAGTGTTTTAAGTGAGCGCACTCTGGTCGATAAACCCAAGCTTGCAGCCAGGCAGGTCAAACCCATCGAGAAGCCTGCCGCGAAACCGCGCAAAAAGGCATCGGGCACGCTGACCGGCGCGCACAAGGCGAAAATTCCCGCGCAACTGAAACCGCAATTGGCGACTTTGGTCGACAGCGCACCGGAAGGTGACTGGAGCTACGAGATCAAGTTTGACGGTTACCGGATCATGGCGCGGATCGAGGGTGAACAGGTTCAGCTCTTCACCCGCAACGGTCACGACTGGACGCACAAGTTGCCGAAACAGGCAGAAGCGCTGGCTGCACTGAAACTGGAGTCAGCGTGGCTCGATGGTGAAATGGTGGTCGCCGACGAACACGGCGTGCCGGATTTTCAGGCGCTGCAGAATGCCTTCGACTCCGGCAGCAGTGCCAACATCTTCTATTACCTGTTCGACATGCCGTATCTCAACGGCGTCGACCTGCGCGAAGTCGCTGTCGAGGAACGCCGTGCGGCACTTTCAACGGTGCTCGGTGCTCATGAGCAACCGCTGTTGCGCTTTTCCCAAGCCTTCGACGAAACCCCGGATGCGCTGCTCAACAGCGCCTGCCAGATGCAGATGGAAGGCCTGATCGGCAAACGCCTCGGCTCGCCGTATGTTTCACGACGTAGCAGCGACTGGATCAAACTCAAGTGCAAACATCGCCAGGAATTCGTGATCGTTGGCTACACCGATCCGAAAGGCTCGCGCAGTGCCTTCGGCGCGTTGCTGCTGGGCCTGCATGATCGTGATAGCGGCGAGCTGCGCTACGCCGGCAAGGTCGGCACCGGTTTTAATGAAACCACCCTGAAAAGCATCCTCGCGCAACTCAAACCCTTGCAGGTGAAAAAAGCTGCCGTGGTCAATCCACCGAACGGATTCGAAGCCAAAGGCGTGCACTGGCTCAAACCGAAACTGCTGGCGGAAGTCGCGTTCGCCGAAATGACTAAGGACGGCTCGGTGCGTCATGCCGTGTTCCATGGTTTGCGTGAGGACAAACCGGCCAATGACATCACTGAGGAGCGAGCGAAACCCGTGAAGACTTCAGAGAGCAAAACCGCCGCGAAGAAAGCCCCAAAAAAAATCGCTGCGAGCAAATCCGAACCGGCGGAGACTGCGCCATCGCAGCTCGGCCTGGCCAGCGGCAAAGTGCGCATTACCCACCCGGATCGGGTCATCGACGCCGTCAGCGGCACTACCAAAATGCAACTGGCCGAATACTACGCCAGCGTCGCCGAATGGATACTGCCGCAACTCAAGGACCGCCCGGTTGCGCTGGTGCGGGCGCCGGACGGCATCGCCGGCGAACTGTTCTTCCAGAAGAACGCCGAACGTCTGGCGATCCCGGGCATCACCACGCTGGACAAGGATGTCACCGGGCAACCGGTGATGCTGATCAACAACGCCGAAGCGCTGATCGGCGCGGTGCAGATGAGCACCGTCGAACTGCACACCTGGAACGCCACCACGGTTGACCTCGACAAGCCTGACCGCTTCGTCCTCGACCTTGACCCGGATCCGGCGCTGCCCTGGAAAAGCATGGTCGAAGCCACCGCGCTGACCCTCACGGTGCTGGATGAACTGGGGCTCAAGGCGTTTCTCAAAACCAGCGGCGGCAAGGGCATTCACCTGGTGGTGCCGTTGACCCGCAAGCTCGGCTGGGATGAGGTCAAGGATTTCAGCCACGCGATCGTCAGTCATATGGCCAAGCTGTTGCCGGATCGATTTTCGGCGGTGTCCGGGCCAAAAAACCGCGTCGGGCGAATCTTCATCGACTATCTGCGCAATGGTCTCGGCGCAACGACTATTTGTACTTATGCCGCGCGCACCCGTGAGGGTTTGCCGGTGTCGGTGCCGTTGTTCCGGGAAGAAGTGGCCGAGATCAAGGGCGGCAATCAGTGGAATATCCACAACGTCCATGAACGCCTGGCAGAAGTCGGCGACGAGCCCTGGGCGGACATGAAGAAAACCCGCCAGAGCATCACCGCAGAAATGCGCAAACGGGTCGGGATGAAGAAGTGA